The nucleotide window TCACATGCCTAAGTTCCACATCGATTGGCACACAAAGTTTCCATCAAAAACCTAAAATACCATCTACGTTAATCTCAAAGTCTCTACTACTACCTTTTTAAGCCTGTCAAATCTTCTTACCCAAACTATTATAAAACAACTACCTCTTCTTAATTTTCTATGTCAATGTTAGCTTCACCTAAAGTTTAGTCAACAAACCACCATATCTGGATAAACTCAACCATGTAAACATCGCTTGCAAGTCGATCATCGATTTCTGGCTTAAAGCATTatcaaccacattcgcttttttagagtgatagtcaatcacacaATCATAATATTTAAGCAACTCATTCCAACATCATACTCTCAAGTTTAACTCCTTCTGGGTTAGgagatacttaagacttttacaatAAGTGTAGATAacacacctctcaccatacagatagtgttACCAAATCTTGAGTGCAAATATCACAATGACTAACTCCAAACCGTGGGTCGAGTAATTATGCTTATATGGTTTCAACTATCTTGAGGAATAGGCTACCACCTTCTCATCCTACATCACAACACATATTGGTCTCGTATACGACGTGTCACTATAGACCTGAACTAACATTACTGCCTCCATAAGCATTgccttgagcttctcaaagctccaTTGTCTCTCCTTCGTCCATTCAAACACCACATTCTTCTGTAGTAGTTTTGTTAAGGGTGCAACCCTCAACGAATCTATGATAGTAACCAGCCAATCTCAAAAAACTACGAACCTCAGTGGTTCTCTTTGGCTGTATCCATTCTAAAatagcttcaatcttctttgggtCGATATGGATCCTCTCAGAAGACACTACATGTCTGAGAAACATCATTTCTCTCAACCAAAACTCTCAGTTGCTCAATTTAGTAAACAATTGCTTCTCTCATAAATTTTGAAGaacaatcatatatgtatatcataatcATCCTCGATTCAGGAATACAcgagaatgtcatctataaagacaACTACGAATTGATCTAGATGAAAGTGAAAGACTCAGTTCATCATATCCATGAACACTGCAGGTGTGTTAGTCAATTCGAACAACATCACCAAAAACTTGTAGTGACCATATAGAGTGCTAAATGTCGTCTTCAGAATATCAGACTCTTTCACCTTGAGCTGATTATATCTAAACCTCAAGTGAATCTTCGAGAACATCATTACGCCTCTAAAGTAATCAAACAGGTCATAAATATGATGCaatgggtatttgttcttgatggttAGCTTGTTCAACTATCGATAATTGATACACAACTTTAACATACCATCCTtcattttcacaaacaacattggTGCTCCCCAAGGTCATACACTTGGTCGAATAAACCCTCGGTCGAGAAGCTCCGACAACTGAACCTGAAGCTCCTTGAGTTCCTTCGGTGCCATGCGATAAGGTACAATAGAAATTGGTGCGGTACCAGGAAACACCTCAATATCGAACTCAACTTCCTGAACTGGTGGCAAACCAGGCAACTCTTCTAAAAATATGTCTGGAAAATCCTTCACGATGCGGATATCCTAAACTCTCAGTTTCTTACTCCCAGAATTCATCACATAGACGAAGTAAGCTTCGCAAACTTTACTCAACATCTTTTTAGCCTTAGTCGCTGAACTACATTAGGGAGGAATTCAGGTCTCTCCCCAACGACCACGATCTCCAAGCCACCACTACCTCACAATGTAATCTGCTTAGTCTTGATGTCCATCTTCGCCTTATGCTCGggcaaccaatccatgcccaaaataacatcaaaaccaTGGAACGGTTGCTCCATCAAATCCACAAGGAAAACAAGTCCTTGAATCATCAGTTGACATATATAGTACACTGGATTAACTATGATGCTCTTGCCCAAAGAGCTTGTAATAGTCATAACCAACTTAATAATCATTACCAGAATCCCCAACTCACGTTCAGGATATATGAATGAGTAAAACCTAAATCAACCAGTGAAAATAATGAGATGCAATGCAAATTAaaagtacctgtaatcacatTGGTCGACTCGTAATCTTGTGGCTCTTTAACTGCATGAACTCAAGCTGGTCCTCCAGACTCATTTAGTGCAGCTACTGTATGAGTAACAACCCCTTAACCTATCAGTTTCCTATTACCACCACGACCTCTAGCAGGTGCAATAGTCTAAACCAAATCAATCCTCCTCAGACAGTCTTGCAGCTAGTGCTCCATCAAACCACATCGCAGACATGCCCCAGATACTCTCTAACACACTCCCGAGTGTCTAAATCCACAATGCTTGCAAGATGTTACCTCGGTCGATCCATTTGTGGAAACCACTGCGGTGCTCTACGATCTAGATTGGCTCGGTCAAGAACCCCATCGAGTATTCCTCTCAGACCTCTCTAAAATCACGACCTCTCTTATTCAGCCTCCTTGACGCACCTGACTAATTGAAACCTTTCTTTTAAGACTTGAATACCACTGGTCTCGATGGCTTGGTCAGTGTCTCCTCAACTACCTTTTTCTTCTCAACCAAATCATCGAAGGCCTCAATACTTTGCACTACCAGATATAAGTGAATATCCTGATTTAGTCCATATTGAAAACTCTTACATCTATCTCTTTCAAAATGAACCATCTCCGGAGCATACTGGTTAAGCCACAGAAACTCTGACTCATACTCTGCTACTGATATACCTCATTACACCAAGTCAATGAGCTCTCTCTTCCTCGCATCCAGgtatttctcacccaaatattTCCTCCGTAATGACTTTAAGAAGAAAACCTAAGTCAAACAATCAATAGTGGTCCTTCTCCTCATCGTGTTCCACCATCAATAACCTTCACCGCTGAGTAGGGAGGAGGGACATAGTGTAACCCAACTTCTCCTCATTCAAGCAACCCATTTGCTCTAAGATTAACTCCATCCTAAGATAGCTAATTGATTTTTCAACTAATTGAATATTCATTCTAGTGGGTTTTGGTTCCcgagaccaagttgtttgaacattttataagcCAAAACATTATACTAGCCCTTAAATCAACCAAAGCTTTTtcaatatttaaactaccaataaGATAATGAATAGTAAAACTCATTGGATCTTTAAGCTTATTAGGTAGTTTCTTTTGGAAAATGGCCAAGCAATTTTTATTGAGCTCCATAGTTGACAATTCGtctaacttccttttatttgttaacagctcctttaaaaatttttcacACTTTGGCATTTGCTAAagggcttcaacaaaaggtaaattaatatgcaatttttttcaaaagttcaagaaatttatcaTATTGTTCTTTTATGCGGTCTTGTTTCAATGCTGACGGATATGGAATTTGTGGTTTGTATTCACTAACCATCAACTTtctaacttcaattatttaattataagtacttaaataataatttgaaaaatctTAAATTAATTATCAAGTTATTTATGTGCTTAACGAGAAAACACATTCGTTTGTGAATACAACTCATTTGTCTTAATTCATTAGTtccatttatttttattcatttggctttacatgcaattcatttaCGGTTCAGCAATTTAGCAGAGAGATTGAatgaacatatataattatggctcaaataatttataattaagtttcaacctttcacatattaattataaacttatttagttatgaagtcatcccactatagtatcatgactggGCTCCCCTAATTACTTACCATTACGAAAGGTACTTAATAAgtgcttgtccaatgaccttgttataAGTTTGTTATCCTCATAggatatgatcttattttatctcatggtaaccattatatCTTCCTTAATGAAAACTCAATTACTATAAAATAGTAATCAAGTTATTTATCACAAAGAAAAACAACTCGTagtcatgtttacttttcatctatcatgtaatgcctctgagaggatatcatttacccttagttgggctatgaatttcactattgtggATGATGTTACATACTGCAGAAGTCTTATACTCAATGTACTAACTTTCAGTTTCTTATCTATTTGAATTCAAGTTTTTACTTACACCAAAGAATACAAGTCAcgtatacatagtccatcatccactcaagattaaggtatgctgcactatgaacatcacaagtgaataaattcataaatggATCTAGGATCTATTCTATTTGGGTCTCGTCTAATGTACTGTCAGTCCAGTCaatcacatttatgtctctatcttctaggaatTATTTGCTCCAATGATTAAGACAAAGgatctccctaattggacttgatagacgacatattaacCTTTCAATTGATTTACttgttttggattaaaataaggacatgtttagattatctactaatacaagatGCCTTTCCGTATTACAATTTAACCatgtaataccacttagtattaaTTAAGTATTAGATAATTAGGAAGTCAATGTTTGCTTCCATTGTGCAAAACCCGTTGAAGAAAATATGTAAAGAATATTATTATaaacaataaatattttattaaaccaaatctTATATACTACATTTAACTAGATTCAACCGATCCAACACATAGGGCACTGGTTTTTCATCGCCTAATCCATTATTAAATTGATAGGTTAATAAGAACAATTAGTTGGCGGGTTCTAGGTTAGAAGTATTTACGTTTACTATTACATACATGGAGGATCATCATCTATTTTTACttttgtttaattaatttaaGTTAGTTTTGATGAGTTTAAGGATTGTACTTGCAAATAGTAGTACATTAAGGAGATAGAGtaccaaaacaaagaaaaagccGAAAGGTGCTAatgctaaattgtaaaagaaagttaaaataaGAGACTCGAATTATAATATGATTCTCTGAAGCACTAATTAAGCTACTATATATTGTCAATAGTATTATAAATTCTGTAGCTCTATTCCTTAGACCCACCATGAACGAGCAGATAAATGCTTCCCTTATTTGTCTCCCTCTAATTTGACTTTATTAACCCAAAGCGATTGCTTATTTGTTCCCCACCCCCACAAATCCCAGCATTGTCCCTAAGGTATTAATTTGTTGTTCGATTCTTGTTCTTGAACCCATTTGGAGAATGCAACAAGGGTTTTCATGTCAGCACGGTAATGGTTCTGTGTAAATTTCAGCAGTGCTGCCCAAGTGAAGTCTGGGTATTTCCTCGGATTTGCGGCATTTACTAAGCCAGCTGCTGGTGTCACCGGTCTCTCCAGCTTGGGACATAGAAAGAATGCAAGTGATTTTCTCACCGTTTCAGTATTCACCACTGCTCTGTGCAAGCAGCTCTTGTAAATACCGTTTGTCAAAGCCTGTATTCAAACACCACAGCCTcattttcgttaaaaaattttgtatatatgtatacatatatgttCAGAATCTTAATTACCATGAATGTGTCGCCAATGTTGACAACGAAAGCTCCTGGGATGGGAGCAACGGAGTGCCACTTTTCATCTGCAAACACCTGAAGGCCTCCCACTTGATCCTGATGAAGGATTGTCAAGGAAGTGGGATCGGTGTGGGGACCGGTTCCCAGAGTCAACTCAGGCTTTTGGCATGGGGGATAGTGATTCAGTCTCAGGATTGAATCATTTTCTTCGAAGAAGTCTTTGAAGTAGGCTTGGTCAAGTCCTAGACTTATCCCTAGCAACCCCATTATCTCTTGGGAAACCTTGTTCATGGCTTCACAATATTCCTGGTAAAGCCTCCTGTCAAGTACGAAAAGCAAAATCGAGTGTTAGATTTCTATCCTATGGTAAATCTTGTCGCAACATTCTACAAATTAACATAGGTTATAAAAGAGAAACGCAGAGTCAAAAAAGGCCATCCAGTTATCATGTGTATTTTTGTTTTAGGAGAAGGGGTATTTAAGCAATCGATGTTGAATGGATTTAGGGTTCGGTCATGCAAGGAATGAGGTCTAATGAATTTATCACCCCATCTCTTTCAAACCTAAAAAAGATGCATATCCAATTGTCACTATTTGTACAAGGCTTGAAAAACACATGGGGTTAACAAGTACGCTGAAACTGCAACATGTATTTTTTTGCATTTTGGAGACTAAATCTTGACGTGAAAATAAGCTGATCATCTCGTATATCGATCGAATGCAAATTAGCATTTCTCCTATTGAATTAGGAATGGAAGGGTGAGAAGAATTTATTTACCCGAAATCTCTAAAATCTTCACCCATCAAATTCACCATATAGTGTTGCACGATATTTTGAGTGTGAGGACAGTACCGAAAAGACAGTGTTTCTTTCCATGGCAACTTGGAGGAAAACCTCCCAACGAAACTGCTTGCATACCCATAGCTTTCTCCTACTTTTCTCTTAGCCTTTTGCTTCTCAGAAAGTTGCAGGCTGAAGAAGCGGTCCATGTACTGATGAGCTTTGTCTATAAGCCCTGAATCCACCCCATGGTTTACAACCAGAAAAAACCCATGCTTCTTGCATGCCTCAGTCACCACCTCTGCCGCTTTTGATACAGCAAGAGAGTCCCTAAGCAAGAAAGCTCCCAAGTCAATGGTTGGAATTACAAGTTCTGGGGCATCCAGGCATGGCTTGTCGTCGTCAGGCCATATGAACTGAGAGGGTATGTTGGATTCAGATCCAAGGATCGATGCATCGAAAGCTAAAGGCGGCCGATGCTCATCCTTTGCGACAGCAGCAGTTGATGGAAGCATCGGCTTGTCTTGAATGACAGAAACCTTTGGCAGACAATGTACCATTTTCTGTTTCTTGTTTTAGGTGGTCGGAGAGGGAAAAGAACACAAGATATAGTGGAGCAAAGCTAAGAGGGTTTAAATAAGAGAAGCAGAGGACTAATAATATTAGGAATCTAGATTGTTGGTAACTGTTGCCTCATTCCCTCTTTAATTTGTGTTGAGTTTGGCAGCTGAAATTGGATTAATTGTATGTGTACAGTCATTGGCTATTGATTTTCAAGGGATTTATTTACCTGgcaatttaattatctttattacaATTAAACATGCCACATAAATGTATATAATGCTTTACTAATTATAGAGATTTTTTGCCCCCTCCCAATAAATTAATTACTAATTAGAgagattttaatttattttttagtttttatttatgttaattaAGAAGGAATTTCCTCTATCTTTTCCTGTATAGTGTCATTGGTGCATTGGACATTCTAGAAATATATGCACACATGTGTGggcaaaaatttattttattgaaagATAATTTGGAGAATAgaactttttaaataaaatggaCGACAACCAtaatttgttaaaatttaataaataaaaatattctcttattttatatttaataatcttTTATGATTTTGTTATATTTATCTTTTATTAATTTGTGCCATTGAATACAAGTAACTTTAAACAATACTACGTATATATATTTtggtaaattataatattacatattattgattaatgttaatataaaaatatatcaataaGTGTTTTTGgcagtaaaattttttttattagatTTAAGTTTAAATCTTGAAATTGTTattatttagattattttatttgaatattatCTCGGTTCGAATAAGATTATTTGTAAAATAGACAATAACATATGTggttatacaatatatatatatatatatatatatataattatataaaatgatatatttacttttaaaaataataatatttttaaaatgatgatAGTTTCTCATGCGATGGTGGTTTTCTATTGTGATATATATGTTtagtatttatatataaaaaaattatataattgtaGATATATATGTTTAAGtatttatattttcttaaaaatgaAAAATCTAATTTAGGTGTCATTAAATAATAACAATTTAGTTGGAAATTTATTAAAAcaggaaaattatttaatatactatctataaaaattttagatttaaCAAATAAAGTTAAAGAGTTAATAAGTATCCAATAGGAGcatagtattataataaaataaataaatattaaaaaagacACATGATAATTTTTAAGTCTACTTGTGGAATAAAAATACACTGTCAATATATCAAATACTAATCTTAaagaaaatcattttataaattaaaaattaaattttttatttttatttaaaataattattaattgtttattattttaaaaaaactgtTCACTTTTTCACTTAAAAGAATTTTTGAGGATAaatactttaattatttttttaacctaataaaatcatatttCAACAATTTACACATGACTTAATGAGAAATCGTATCATATAAATAACGAGATTAgtaaaatgtgaaaattgaaacaaaattgaagtttaatatatataaacgCACCAAATTGAAATTGATGTATAACAttacaaattgtattaaattcatgtataaatttaatatttatttatttttatttgaaagaaaaaaaacctacattttactttaaaaaaattcaaattttcaatgcgtaatttcttaaaagataataaattttaaaaatactcaCTATCCGTCAAATTCTATTATATACAAAAGAAAACTTCCATTTTATTATACCAAATATTTATTATTGTGCAACATCACTATTCTATATATGCATACTTATAATAAAAGTTGTGTTGGTGTCTTAGATTAATTAGACACcaacttaattataaaattataaattttatcacACGCACAAAAATATGAAGATAACATATTTCGAATATAActacatatttaaaaataatatataataaatatgaaatataaggtttgacattaataataataaaacagatgtaatatgtataaaattaaaatgaaaatatatattagattaaa belongs to Gossypium arboreum isolate Shixiya-1 chromosome 7, ASM2569848v2, whole genome shotgun sequence and includes:
- the LOC108487013 gene encoding gibberellin 20 oxidase 1-like, translated to MVHCLPKVSVIQDKPMLPSTAAVAKDEHRPPLAFDASILGSESNIPSQFIWPDDDKPCLDAPELVIPTIDLGAFLLRDSLAVSKAAEVVTEACKKHGFFLVVNHGVDSGLIDKAHQYMDRFFSLQLSEKQKAKRKVGESYGYASSFVGRFSSKLPWKETLSFRYCPHTQNIVQHYMVNLMGEDFRDFGRLYQEYCEAMNKVSQEIMGLLGISLGLDQAYFKDFFEENDSILRLNHYPPCQKPELTLGTGPHTDPTSLTILHQDQVGGLQVFADEKWHSVAPIPGAFVVNIGDTFMALTNGIYKSCLHRAVVNTETVRKSLAFFLCPKLERPVTPAAGLVNAANPRKYPDFTWAALLKFTQNHYRADMKTLVAFSKWVQEQESNNKLIP